Proteins encoded within one genomic window of Halobacteroides halobius DSM 5150:
- a CDS encoding general secretion pathway protein GspK produces MSFTNKNQGYALIIVLWTIVILSIILTSLVDEVSLNTMLVSNNLQQKRTDQVAVSGVMLGINQLKKDKTDYDTNNDQWTKVIEGELNNLKYKVRIKDIGSKFNINYNSYQLFYSFGWWNRELEKRLKQGLISDLVLMKDSFGKDYDQAEKFLTTYGKFNLNTDRLESLKQLMLSLQINEFQTGLVIDYLRKQRKQNNMFRNIDKLDKLYLKGLAASTVEKIEPYITTKGRININIARQELLSAILSQQLRVGLDSSHLYINKILNYRQENGIKNLNNLQRIMSVKKLEAIKPYFTVTSHYFLITTKIFSGSNNFKKEVKAIVKRKKKNNQWQVKILRWQE; encoded by the coding sequence ATGAGTTTTACTAATAAGAATCAAGGTTATGCTTTAATAATTGTTTTATGGACAATAGTTATTTTAAGTATTATTTTGACTAGTTTGGTGGATGAGGTTAGTTTGAATACTATGTTAGTTAGTAATAATCTACAACAAAAAAGAACAGATCAAGTAGCTGTATCAGGTGTGATGCTAGGCATTAACCAATTAAAAAAGGATAAGACGGATTATGATACTAATAATGACCAATGGACTAAAGTAATTGAGGGAGAACTAAATAATTTAAAATATAAAGTAAGAATAAAGGATATAGGAAGTAAATTTAATATTAATTATAATTCTTATCAGTTATTTTATAGTTTTGGTTGGTGGAACCGAGAATTAGAAAAAAGATTAAAGCAAGGATTAATTTCTGACTTAGTTTTAATGAAGGATTCATTTGGTAAAGATTATGATCAAGCTGAAAAGTTTCTTACTACCTATGGTAAATTTAATTTAAATACTGATCGATTAGAGAGCTTAAAACAACTTATGTTATCTTTGCAGATAAATGAGTTCCAAACTGGATTAGTTATTGATTATTTACGTAAGCAGCGTAAGCAAAATAATATGTTTAGAAATATTGATAAATTAGATAAGTTATATTTAAAAGGATTAGCTGCAAGTACTGTAGAAAAAATAGAACCTTATATTACGACTAAAGGAAGAATAAATATTAATATAGCTAGGCAAGAGCTTTTATCTGCAATTTTAAGTCAGCAACTAAGGGTTGGCCTAGATTCAAGTCATCTTTATATTAATAAGATATTAAATTATCGCCAAGAAAATGGAATAAAAAATTTAAATAATTTACAGCGAATAATGAGTGTTAAAAAGCTTGAGGCGATAAAACCATATTTTACAGTTACTTCTCATTATTTTTTAATTACTACCAAAATTTTTTCAGGTAGTAATAATTTTAAGAAAGAAGTTAAAGCTATAGTAAAAAGAAAAAAAAAGAATAATCAATGGCAGGTTAAGATTTTAAGGTGGCAGGAATAA
- a CDS encoding response regulator transcription factor: MPAKILVVDDDKNICKLIEIYLQKEDYQVITAMDGQEAIDKYYEYNPQLVVLDIMLPQVDGWEVCQEIREDSNVPILMLTAKGEKDDKLKGLEIGADDYVTKPFDPDELVARVKVILRRTKISQEEEVLTFPNLRVDHQKRQVNLKGQTLDLAPKEYDLLYFLVRNEKQVFSREQLLDKVWGFDFIGDIRTVDTHIKRLRNKIESQVKDYNYFHTVWGVGYKFEVTEV, encoded by the coding sequence ATGCCAGCTAAAATTTTAGTAGTTGATGATGATAAAAATATTTGCAAGTTAATTGAGATTTATTTACAGAAGGAAGATTATCAAGTAATTACAGCTATGGATGGTCAAGAAGCAATTGATAAATACTATGAATATAATCCTCAGTTAGTAGTTTTAGATATTATGTTACCACAAGTAGATGGTTGGGAAGTTTGCCAAGAGATTCGTGAAGACTCTAATGTTCCAATTTTAATGTTGACGGCAAAAGGAGAAAAAGATGATAAGTTAAAAGGATTAGAGATTGGTGCTGATGATTATGTGACAAAACCTTTTGATCCTGATGAATTAGTAGCCAGAGTTAAAGTTATTTTACGAAGGACGAAGATTAGTCAAGAAGAAGAGGTTTTGACTTTTCCTAACTTAAGGGTTGACCACCAAAAAAGACAAGTCAATCTTAAGGGCCAAACTCTTGATTTAGCTCCTAAAGAATATGATTTATTATACTTTTTAGTTAGAAATGAAAAGCAGGTTTTTAGTAGAGAACAGTTATTAGATAAGGTATGGGGCTTTGATTTTATCGGAGATATTAGAACTGTCGATACGCACATTAAAAGACTACGGAATAAGATTGAAAGTCAAGTAAAAGATTATAATTATTTTCATACTGTTTGGGGAGTAGGTTATAAATTTGAAGTTACTGAAGTTTAA
- a CDS encoding glycosyltransferase family 2 protein, producing MNVALVIPAYNEEERIENVIRTAQRSDVLSEIVVVSDGSTDNTVQVALECNVQTVALPINQGKGAAMQYGVENTDSEIIVFLDADLVNLKVEHIESLVNPIIEDNMDMTCGVFQAGRDSTDMHHKITPWLTGQRAAKREVIESCTDLTESKYGAELSLTKKAVEEKLKVKKVCLKGLTHTTKEEKIGLVKGFWARLKMYWQVISYFRKNDLKYDSIDAVME from the coding sequence ATGAATGTTGCGTTAGTTATTCCAGCATATAATGAAGAAGAAAGAATTGAAAATGTAATTAGAACCGCTCAAAGGTCAGATGTTTTATCAGAGATAGTAGTAGTTAGTGATGGTTCTACCGATAATACTGTCCAAGTTGCTTTAGAATGTAATGTACAAACAGTAGCTTTACCTATTAATCAAGGTAAAGGAGCAGCAATGCAATATGGGGTAGAAAATACTGATTCAGAGATAATAGTATTTTTAGATGCTGACTTGGTCAATTTAAAGGTTGAACATATTGAAAGCTTAGTTAATCCAATTATAGAAGATAATATGGATATGACTTGTGGTGTCTTTCAAGCAGGAAGGGATAGTACAGATATGCATCATAAGATCACACCATGGTTGACAGGACAAAGAGCAGCTAAAAGAGAAGTAATTGAATCTTGTACTGATCTTACTGAGTCTAAATATGGAGCTGAACTGTCATTAACTAAAAAGGCAGTAGAAGAAAAGCTTAAAGTTAAAAAGGTTTGTTTAAAAGGTTTGACTCATACAACTAAAGAAGAGAAAATTGGATTAGTAAAAGGATTTTGGGCTCGGTTAAAGATGTACTGGCAAGTTATTAGTTACTTTAGAAAAAATGACTTAAAGTATGATAGTATTGATGCTGTAATGGAATAG
- a CDS encoding IS110 family transposase, with protein MNYTQNKKIKQIKSTTLVIGIDIAKKQHVARAQNYRGIEYDKPLKFKNTQNGLERLLNWIKKVKIENEKEEVVIGMEPTGHYWLNIAQFITEEEIKLVLVNPHHVKKSKELDDNNPTKNDVKDAKVIAQLVKDGRFSEPNIPEGIYAEMRVAMTHKEKLTQDLTRVKNRVMRWLDIYFPEFNEVFKDWTGKAALATLKYFPYPDQIAKMEAEEIVAKWREEGIKRGVGIKRAKKLKKAAVRSIGVTEGFKMGKEEISYHIKQYCFINEELEVLMEKVEKLLEKIPGVEKMLTVDGVGVKTIAGFISEVGDLWDYEHPKQIISLAGLNLKENSSGKHKGETKITKRGRPKLRALLYRVAMPLVAQNDEFRQLHKYYTTRRENPLKKKQSLIVLCCKLIRVLFTLGRKQVEYDGKKMLNDIKRPNVKNAA; from the coding sequence ATGAATTATACCCAAAATAAGAAGATTAAGCAAATTAAATCGACAACTTTAGTAATTGGAATTGATATTGCCAAGAAGCAACATGTAGCGAGAGCCCAAAACTATCGGGGGATTGAATATGATAAACCATTAAAATTTAAGAATACTCAGAATGGTTTAGAAAGACTTTTAAATTGGATTAAGAAAGTTAAAATAGAAAATGAGAAAGAAGAAGTAGTTATAGGAATGGAGCCAACAGGTCATTATTGGCTAAATATAGCTCAATTCATCACAGAAGAAGAAATAAAACTAGTACTAGTAAATCCTCATCATGTAAAGAAATCGAAAGAGTTAGATGATAATAATCCAACAAAGAATGATGTTAAAGATGCCAAAGTAATAGCTCAATTGGTTAAAGATGGTCGCTTTTCTGAACCAAATATTCCTGAAGGAATTTATGCGGAAATGAGAGTAGCTATGACGCATAAAGAAAAGCTAACGCAAGATTTAACCAGAGTGAAAAACAGAGTAATGCGTTGGTTAGATATATATTTTCCAGAATTTAATGAAGTATTTAAAGATTGGACTGGAAAAGCAGCGTTAGCTACTTTAAAATATTTTCCTTATCCAGATCAGATAGCTAAGATGGAAGCAGAAGAAATAGTAGCTAAATGGCGAGAAGAAGGTATTAAAAGAGGTGTGGGAATAAAGAGAGCTAAGAAGTTAAAAAAGGCAGCTGTGAGGTCAATAGGTGTAACCGAAGGATTTAAGATGGGGAAAGAAGAGATTAGCTATCATATAAAACAATATTGTTTTATAAACGAAGAGTTAGAAGTTTTAATGGAGAAAGTAGAAAAGTTGTTAGAAAAGATACCTGGGGTTGAAAAAATGCTGACAGTAGATGGAGTAGGAGTTAAAACAATAGCAGGTTTCATCTCAGAAGTAGGTGATTTGTGGGATTATGAACATCCAAAGCAAATTATAAGTTTGGCGGGTTTAAACTTAAAAGAAAATAGCTCAGGTAAGCATAAGGGGGAAACCAAAATAACAAAGCGAGGACGTCCCAAATTAAGAGCTTTATTGTATAGGGTAGCAATGCCTCTGGTGGCACAGAATGATGAATTTAGACAATTGCATAAATATTATACTACTCGTCGTGAAAACCCGCTTAAGAAAAAACAATCTCTGATAGTTTTGTGTTGTAAATTAATCCGAGTTCTTTTTACATTAGGTAGAAAGCAAGTAGAATACGATGGGAAAAAGATGTTGAATGATATTAAAAGACCTAATGTGAAGAATGCTGCTTAA
- a CDS encoding TrkH family potassium uptake protein, translated as MRLRMVLGMIGILLVFVGASMLLPILVSLYYREIDGIAFIVSMGFTIICGQLLRKFATEKEGIRHREGFAIVTLGWLIIPIFGALPLMLAGTFDSFVNAFFESVSGFTTTGATVIMSLESLSHTILFWRSLMHWLGGMGIIVMSIVILPELAGSMQLFKAEVPGPVHDRLKPRIRETAKTIWVIYIILTCLQTIILYFNDIPLFDAVIHSFGTISTGGFSSRTLSVRAYDSVVIDAIMSFFMFLGGINLTLHYQCLKGNIKSLFKDKEFRFYALIVASSIILITINLRFQVYNSFTEALRYASFQVTSIISTAGFATVDYDIWPPFSRGILLILMFIGGCAGSTAGGIKVIRIYALMKKGFQELHKLIHPRAVTSLKIGNRAVSDEVSTSILGFFFLYIIVFVISTVTLTSFGIDLVSSISAVAATLGNIGPGLGLIGPLNTYVPLPITGKLLLSFCMILGRLEIYTVLVFLLSGFWRK; from the coding sequence ATGAGATTAAGAATGGTTTTGGGAATGATAGGAATATTATTAGTTTTTGTAGGGGCTAGTATGTTATTGCCAATACTAGTATCTTTATATTATCGAGAAATAGATGGTATAGCTTTTATTGTTTCTATGGGATTTACTATTATTTGTGGACAGTTATTAAGAAAATTTGCAACTGAGAAAGAAGGGATTAGACATAGAGAAGGATTTGCAATTGTAACTTTAGGCTGGTTGATTATTCCGATTTTTGGGGCTTTACCTTTAATGTTAGCTGGGACATTTGATAGTTTTGTCAATGCTTTCTTTGAGAGTGTAAGTGGATTTACTACTACTGGAGCTACAGTTATTATGTCTTTAGAGAGTTTATCACATACTATTTTATTTTGGCGCAGTTTAATGCACTGGTTAGGTGGGATGGGGATTATAGTAATGTCGATTGTTATTTTACCTGAATTAGCAGGTTCAATGCAGTTATTTAAAGCTGAAGTTCCAGGCCCAGTTCATGATCGTTTAAAACCTAGAATTAGAGAAACAGCTAAGACTATTTGGGTAATTTATATAATTTTAACTTGTTTACAGACAATAATTTTATATTTTAATGATATACCTTTATTTGATGCTGTAATTCATTCTTTTGGTACTATCTCAACTGGTGGTTTCTCTTCTCGAACTTTAAGTGTTAGAGCATATGATAGTGTGGTAATAGATGCAATTATGTCTTTTTTTATGTTTTTAGGGGGGATTAACTTAACTTTACATTACCAATGTCTAAAAGGAAATATTAAATCATTATTTAAGGATAAGGAGTTTAGATTTTATGCCCTAATTGTTGCAAGTTCTATTATTTTAATTACTATTAATCTAAGATTTCAAGTTTATAATAGTTTTACTGAAGCATTAAGATATGCTTCTTTTCAAGTAACTTCAATTATTAGTACAGCTGGTTTTGCTACGGTTGATTATGACATTTGGCCTCCCTTTTCCCGAGGAATTTTATTGATTTTAATGTTTATTGGAGGATGTGCAGGTTCTACAGCTGGTGGGATTAAGGTGATTAGAATTTATGCTTTAATGAAAAAAGGATTTCAGGAGTTACATAAATTAATTCATCCCCGAGCAGTTACTTCATTAAAAATAGGTAATAGAGCTGTATCAGATGAAGTTTCAACTAGTATTTTAGGTTTTTTCTTTCTCTATATTATTGTTTTTGTGATATCAACAGTAACCTTAACTTCTTTTGGAATTGATTTAGTTAGTTCTATTTCTGCTGTAGCAGCTACTTTGGGGAATATAGGGCCTGGTTTAGGGTTAATTGGCCCGCTAAATACGTACGTTCCTTTACCAATTACGGGTAAATTATTACTCAGTTTCTGTATGATTTTAGGAAGACTAGAAATTTATACAGTATTAGTCTTTTTATTATCTGGCTTTTGGAGGAAGTAA
- a CDS encoding RHS repeat domain-containing protein, producing MKVKRKGNNGNNRINAGKMNKISEYYYAEGKLIAMNYFKKPKVSGGWWPKHPNKGLNFYHKDALGSVTMTSGRNGQAVERYEYDAYGDPYNGWFEHSAHNQNVFGFTGQRYSNQLGTWNFAYRHYNSQSMRWITVDPVKDGTNWYVYVNANSINYIDPLDLQMEENIVLDLRFVKITDDQNSKNNKLKKSVEKSIDNIPKSIKKAKKSFNNSLQNMKKYTKINNNDVLIDTGFGSKHNNITEEVFDFQVTQDGVKDNVPDLGANLDTSIAKVKYESDNFSLGLKGATVEAETSAVMGTRDSGSVRVVAFFAEIEGSIKLSFIVPLPVLYPILRLGAIFEFSKENFRRTCWFFISLGLFGLGIGIYISFTSIVAPYYLKEKYGK from the coding sequence ATGAAAGTTAAAAGAAAAGGAAATAATGGAAACAATCGCATAAATGCAGGAAAAATGAATAAGATTAGTGAATATTATTATGCAGAAGGTAAACTAATTGCAATGAATTACTTCAAAAAGCCAAAGGTAAGCGGTGGCTGGTGGCCGAAGCATCCTAATAAGGGATTGAACTTTTATCACAAGGATGCACTAGGATCTGTAACAATGACTAGTGGACGAAATGGACAGGCTGTTGAACGTTATGAATACGATGCTTATGGTGATCCATATAATGGCTGGTTTGAACACAGTGCTCATAATCAGAATGTATTTGGGTTTACTGGCCAGAGATATAGTAATCAGTTAGGAACCTGGAACTTTGCTTACAGACACTATAATTCACAGAGTATGAGATGGATTACAGTTGACCCAGTCAAGGACGGGACTAATTGGTATGTTTACGTTAATGCTAATTCGATTAATTATATTGATCCGTTAGATCTACAAATGGAGGAAAATATAGTATTAGATCTGAGATTTGTAAAGATAACAGATGATCAAAATAGCAAAAATAATAAGCTTAAAAAATCAGTAGAAAAGTCAATAGATAATATTCCTAAATCAATAAAAAAAGCCAAGAAGAGTTTTAATAACTCATTACAGAATATGAAGAAATATACTAAAATTAATAATAACGATGTTTTAATTGATACTGGGTTTGGTAGTAAGCATAATAATATAACTGAAGAAGTCTTTGATTTTCAAGTAACTCAAGATGGAGTGAAAGATAACGTACCAGATTTAGGTGCAAATTTAGATACAAGTATTGCCAAAGTAAAATATGAAAGTGATAATTTCAGCCTAGGATTGAAGGGTGCTACTGTAGAAGCAGAAACATCAGCAGTGATGGGAACAAGAGATTCTGGTAGTGTTAGAGTAGTTGCTTTTTTTGCTGAAATAGAAGGTTCAATTAAATTATCATTTATTGTTCCACTACCTGTACTTTATCCTATATTAAGATTAGGAGCTATTTTTGAATTTAGCAAGGAAAATTTTCGAAGAACTTGTTGGTTTTTTATAAGTTTAGGGCTTTTTGGTTTAGGAATTGGGATTTATATTTCTTTTACTTCTATAGTTGCGCCTTATTATTTAAAAGAAAAGTATGGCAAATAA
- a CDS encoding S1C family serine protease: MRKNNFMLYGCLVLVGILVGSVLFVNPSAQAFWGDDKHVEQKKESKKIVIPQEQAITKVVDEVGPAVVSIITKKVKVSRDFFLNPVPRQVKGLGSGVIFDKKGYILTNNHVVAGAEAIKVILSDGRELQAKLVGNDPRSDLAVIKVDAKDLPVAPLGNSKQIDVGQLAIAIGSPYDVKFRNTVTTGVISAVNRTIRTKNGILENLIQTDASINPGNSGGPLLNSQGEVIGINTAIIGGSAQGIGFAIPINKAKKIVSDLIKYGKVKRPWLGIYGTDITEKLKNYYGLPVAKGVLIIQSVTDSPASKAGLSQGDIIIEVNREKIEGMEELKRIIKKQEIGDKLKLLVMDNNGGLTPVTVTLKEMPSK, encoded by the coding sequence ATGAGAAAAAATAATTTTATGTTATATGGTTGTTTAGTATTAGTAGGGATTTTGGTAGGAAGTGTTTTATTTGTTAATCCTAGTGCTCAAGCTTTTTGGGGAGACGATAAGCATGTAGAACAGAAAAAAGAAAGTAAAAAAATTGTTATTCCTCAAGAACAAGCAATCACAAAAGTAGTTGATGAAGTTGGCCCAGCAGTAGTTAGTATTATCACCAAAAAGGTCAAAGTTAGTCGTGATTTTTTCTTAAATCCTGTTCCTAGACAAGTAAAGGGACTTGGTTCAGGAGTTATTTTTGATAAGAAAGGTTATATTTTAACAAATAACCATGTAGTTGCTGGGGCTGAAGCAATAAAAGTTATCCTATCAGATGGAAGAGAGTTGCAAGCTAAATTAGTTGGTAATGATCCTAGAAGTGATTTAGCTGTTATTAAAGTTGATGCTAAAGATTTACCGGTGGCACCACTAGGGAATTCAAAGCAAATAGATGTTGGTCAGTTAGCAATTGCTATTGGTAGTCCTTATGATGTTAAGTTTAGAAATACGGTAACTACTGGAGTAATTAGTGCTGTAAATAGGACAATTAGAACTAAGAATGGAATTTTGGAAAATTTAATTCAAACTGATGCATCTATTAATCCAGGCAATAGTGGAGGTCCATTATTAAATAGTCAAGGTGAAGTAATAGGTATTAATACTGCTATTATAGGTGGTAGTGCTCAAGGAATTGGGTTTGCTATTCCAATTAATAAAGCTAAAAAGATAGTTAGCGATTTAATTAAGTATGGAAAGGTAAAACGACCTTGGTTAGGTATCTATGGTACTGATATAACTGAGAAACTTAAAAACTATTATGGTTTACCAGTGGCTAAAGGAGTATTAATTATTCAATCTGTTACTGATAGTCCAGCTAGTAAAGCTGGTTTATCCCAAGGAGATATTATTATTGAAGTGAATCGTGAAAAAATAGAGGGCATGGAAGAGTTAAAGAGAATTATTAAAAAACAGGAGATTGGTGATAAATTAAAGTTATTAGTCATGGATAATAATGGAGGATTAACTCCAGTAACAGTTACTCTTAAAGAAATGCCATCAAAATAA
- a CDS encoding sensor histidine kinase has translation MKLLKFNTISRKLLIRFVVIILVTLFILGLALAYLFQNYYYNDTEEKFIEQGKKIATLVQGSLYKGNYKETISFLRNSQRFFEGEVWIVNSKGLVLATTQEKEFQGIRLNKKEIEQAFRGKIISKRGFARYFEEPVLFTAVPIVFEERVIGAVCVYSPLAGLSSTLKDLQWLLFYAALLAITLAFILSFTLSKRFSHPLKVMKKIAVSMAHGNFSNRVEINSNDEIGQLASSFNYLADKLEKTIDSLQKKERLQRRFVADVSHELRTPLTSIHGFIKALKNGVYESKADQQEYYAIISEEVKRLIRLVNDLLDLSRLELGQIRLEQEPLNMKEIIKGVIKNLELNLAKKNLTINLNTSQEIPLVLADRDRIEQVLINLLSNAIDFTPQGERIKIDFLVEPNRVKILVEDTGPGIPKEELNDIWNRFHKVDKARTTSKGGTGLGLAIVKEIIDRHDGQVWVDSKEGVGSRFGFSLPRA, from the coding sequence TTGAAGTTACTGAAGTTTAATACTATCTCAAGAAAATTACTTATTAGATTTGTAGTAATTATTTTGGTAACTCTTTTTATTTTAGGATTGGCCCTTGCTTATCTCTTTCAAAATTATTACTATAATGATACTGAAGAGAAATTTATTGAGCAGGGTAAAAAAATAGCAACTTTAGTACAAGGTTCTCTTTATAAAGGTAATTATAAGGAAACAATATCTTTTTTACGTAATTCACAACGCTTTTTTGAAGGAGAGGTCTGGATTGTTAATTCCAAGGGATTAGTGCTTGCTACTACCCAAGAAAAAGAATTTCAAGGTATTCGTTTAAATAAGAAGGAGATAGAACAGGCATTTAGAGGTAAAATCATTAGTAAACGTGGGTTTGCTCGCTATTTTGAGGAACCTGTATTATTTACTGCTGTACCAATAGTTTTTGAAGAAAGAGTAATTGGAGCAGTCTGTGTCTATTCTCCGTTAGCAGGTCTGTCTTCTACTCTAAAAGATTTGCAATGGTTATTGTTTTATGCTGCCTTATTGGCTATTACTCTAGCTTTTATTTTAAGTTTTACCTTATCAAAGCGATTTTCTCATCCTTTAAAGGTAATGAAAAAAATAGCTGTTAGTATGGCCCATGGTAATTTTTCTAACCGGGTAGAGATTAATTCTAATGATGAAATAGGTCAACTAGCATCTTCATTTAATTATTTAGCTGATAAACTAGAAAAGACTATTGATTCTTTACAAAAAAAGGAGAGGCTACAGCGAAGATTTGTAGCAGATGTTTCTCATGAATTACGTACTCCTCTAACTTCAATTCATGGATTTATTAAAGCTTTAAAGAATGGGGTTTATGAAAGTAAAGCAGACCAGCAAGAATACTATGCTATTATTTCAGAAGAGGTTAAGAGATTAATTAGATTAGTTAATGATTTATTAGATTTATCACGACTTGAACTGGGACAAATTAGGTTAGAACAGGAACCCTTGAATATGAAGGAAATAATTAAAGGAGTTATTAAAAACTTAGAGTTAAATTTAGCCAAAAAGAATCTAACAATTAACCTTAATACGTCTCAAGAGATTCCTTTAGTTTTGGCTGATCGGGATCGAATTGAACAAGTATTAATTAATTTGCTTAGTAATGCTATTGATTTTACCCCTCAAGGGGAACGAATAAAGATAGACTTTTTAGTTGAACCTAATAGAGTAAAAATATTAGTAGAAGATACAGGTCCTGGAATCCCTAAGGAAGAATTAAATGATATTTGGAATAGGTTTCATAAAGTAGATAAGGCGCGAACTACAAGTAAAGGGGGTACAGGATTAGGGTTGGCTATTGTCAAGGAGATAATTGATAGACATGACGGTCAAGTCTGGGTCGATAGTAAAGAAGGAGTAGGTTCAAGATTTGGTTTTAGCCTTCCTAGAGCTTAA
- the trkA gene encoding Trk system potassium transporter TrkA: MKKMINKFKKVKKGFGKSVKQTIIVGGNEVSIQLAEHLTQLGQNIVIIEQDSKRIKQIQERVDGLVLEGKGTDLSVLREAGVEDTDLLIAITTDDQYNLLAGIYGRNLGVEQVIVQIKDQRLFDSKLQIESLKLNLVLNPFTMTINRIKGLVKPGVGSQLSKLLGGKVKVSKLKISHQGDFAYQTVKELDLPEDSLLLAVLRQGRALIPHGNDKLYPGDTLFIIFKQSFKGKLGELINYSTKTKNKMVLVGGGRINYQLAKACAQDFVVTLIEESKTKCEQIVDELNDVLVLEGKGTDLRLLKEEGVANADAFIAGTNNDEANLLLANIANKLGVKYAISVVSDINYNSLSDLIAVDHIISPSLLAIDTILDYLHQGQVSENTILAGQVKFAQVKNKKRNKLAQLNLPTDLLIGLVYRNKQVIIPDGNTRLERGDELLIFSLLTKRDIKSYFN, from the coding sequence ATGAAAAAGATGATCAATAAGTTTAAGAAGGTTAAAAAAGGTTTTGGTAAGTCAGTTAAGCAGACGATTATTGTAGGTGGAAATGAAGTTAGTATTCAATTAGCTGAACATCTAACTCAGTTAGGACAAAATATAGTAATTATTGAGCAAGATAGTAAAAGAATAAAACAGATACAAGAGCGAGTTGATGGTTTAGTCTTAGAAGGAAAGGGAACAGATCTGAGTGTTTTAAGGGAGGCAGGAGTTGAAGATACTGATTTATTAATTGCTATTACTACTGATGATCAATATAATCTGTTGGCGGGGATTTATGGACGTAATTTAGGAGTAGAACAAGTGATTGTTCAGATTAAAGATCAAAGATTATTTGATTCTAAGCTACAAATTGAGAGTTTGAAGCTTAATTTAGTTCTTAATCCTTTTACAATGACTATAAACCGGATTAAAGGTTTAGTCAAACCAGGAGTCGGTTCACAATTAAGTAAGTTATTAGGAGGGAAAGTTAAAGTCTCTAAATTGAAAATTTCTCATCAAGGAGATTTTGCTTATCAGACTGTTAAGGAATTAGATTTACCAGAGGATTCATTGCTATTGGCTGTATTACGTCAAGGTAGAGCTTTGATTCCGCATGGAAATGATAAGTTATATCCCGGGGATACCTTATTTATTATCTTTAAGCAAAGTTTTAAAGGAAAGTTAGGGGAGTTGATAAACTATAGTACCAAAACTAAAAATAAAATGGTATTAGTAGGGGGAGGTAGAATAAATTATCAATTAGCTAAAGCATGTGCCCAGGATTTTGTAGTAACTTTAATCGAAGAGAGTAAAACTAAGTGCGAACAGATTGTTGATGAATTAAATGATGTTTTAGTCTTAGAGGGTAAAGGAACAGATTTAAGATTATTAAAAGAAGAGGGGGTTGCTAATGCAGATGCTTTTATAGCTGGCACTAATAATGATGAAGCTAACTTATTATTAGCTAATATAGCTAATAAATTAGGGGTTAAATATGCTATCAGTGTTGTATCAGATATTAATTATAATTCTTTAAGTGATTTAATAGCAGTAGACCATATTATTAGTCCTTCCTTATTAGCTATTGATACCATTTTAGATTACTTACATCAGGGACAAGTTAGCGAAAATACTATTCTAGCTGGGCAAGTTAAGTTTGCTCAGGTTAAGAATAAAAAAAGAAACAAGTTGGCTCAATTAAATTTACCTACTGATTTATTGATTGGACTGGTCTATCGAAATAAGCAGGTGATAATTCCAGATGGTAATACCAGATTAGAAAGAGGAGATGAATTACTTATCTTTTCTTTGCTTACTAAACGTGATATTAAAAGTTATTTTAACTAG